A section of the Humulus lupulus chromosome 2, drHumLupu1.1, whole genome shotgun sequence genome encodes:
- the LOC133815763 gene encoding tryptophan N-monooxygenase CYP79A68-like, with translation MFFIALLLIIVLLLLLHISGNKKQQLTTTTATTLPPGPSPWPILGNLPEMLRSRPAYQWIHRLMKEMNTDIACIRLGTATHLITVTSPEIAREFLKKHDAALASRPDTVVTSLISRGYKTTAFTPSGNQWKKMRRVLVSELFNRSKLAWLLQKRTEEADDLVRFVYNQALASSGGGDGRGGGVVNVKVAAKQYAAGVMRRMIFGRGYSEKGSDGRPGKEEEEHVEAVLTVLSHVYAYSVSDILPWLRWFDLDGHQRTVGEAIKVINNHQDPIISERIREWREDGHDEAKNKKQPSDMLDALISAKDSDGNPLLSDDEIRAQVMELLLAGIDNSYNAAEWALSEMLNQPEMLEKATEEIDRVIGNGNDKLLQECDIPQLPYLVACAREALRLHPVTAFNLPHLSNADCTVAGYFIPKGSHVLLSRVGLGRNPAVWDQPLRFNPERHLPENKCDLGESELRFISFSTGRRGCVGMVLGTNMTVMLLGRLLQCFTWTIPQGVEKIDLRSEEGSSLFKAMPLYAHAKPRFNPSLYTSLSHE, from the exons ATGTTTTTCATAGCACTATTATTGATAATAGTGTTATTATTACTACTACATATTAGTGGTAATAAGAAGCAGCAGctcactactactactgctactactcttCCTCCGGGTCCCTCCCCATGGCCGATCCTCGGAAACCTTCCGGAGATGTTGCGGAGCAGACCGGCGTACCAGTGGATCCACCGTCTCATGAAGGAGATGAACACAGACATTGCTTGTATCCGCCTCGGCACGGCCACTCATCTCATCACTGTCACCTCTCCGGAGATAGCCagagagttcttgaagaaacacGACGCAGCGCTCGCTTCCAGACCCGACACGGTGGTCACTTCTCTAATAAGCCGCGGTTACAAGACCACTGCCTTCACTCCCTCTGGAAACCAGTGGAAGAAGATGAGGAGAGTTCTGGTGTCCGAGCTCTTCAACCGCTCTAAGCTCGCTTGGCTTCTCCAGAAGAGAACCGAGGAAGCTGATGATCTGGTTCGCTTCGTTTATAACCAGGCCTTGGCTAGCAGTGGCGGTGGAGatggaagaggaggaggagtGGTGAATGTGAAAGTTGCCGCGAAGCAGTACGCGGCTGGGGTAATGAGGAGAATGATCTTCGGCAGGGGATATTCTGAGAAGGGAAGTGACGGTCGCCCTGGGAAGGAAGAGGAAGAGCACGTGGAGGCTGTGCTTACTGTGCTGTCACACGTCTATGCCTACTCTGTATCGGACATTCTGCCATGGCTGCGGTGGTTTGACTTGGATGGTCATCAGAGGACTGTTGGTGAAGCCATAAAAGTGATCAACAACCACCAAGACCCGATAATCAGCGAGAGAATTCGAGAGTGGAGAGAGGACGGTCATGATGAGGCCAAGAACAAGAAGCAACCTTCTGACATGCTTGATGCTCTCATCTCGGCCAAAGATTCTGACGGGAATCCGCTTTTGTCCGACGATGAAATCCGAGCACAAGTCATG GAATTGCTTTTAGCAGGAATCGACAATTCATACAATGCAGCAGAGTGGGCACTCTCAGAGATGTTGAACCAGCCAGAGATGCTTGAAAAGGCAACTGAAGAAATCGACAGAGTGATTGGAAATGGCAATGATAAACTCCTCCAAGAGTGTGACATCCCCCAACTCCCTTACCTTGTGGCCTGCGCAAGAGAAGCTCTCCGCCTCCACCCGGTCACCGCCTTCAACCTTCCCCATCTCTCCAACGCCGACTGCACCGTGGCTGGCTACTTCATTCCCAAGGGAAGCCACGTCCTCCTCAGCCGCGTCGGCCTCGGGCGCAACCCTGCTGTATGGGATCAGCCGTTGCGCTTCAATCCGGAGCGCCATCTTCCGGAGAACAAGTGTGACTTGGGGGAATCGGAGCTGCGGTTCATCAGCTTCTCGACAGGGAGGAGAGGGTGCGTCGGAATGGTGCTGGGGACCAACATGACTGTTATGCTTTTGGGAAGACTGTTGCAGTGTTTCACCTGGACGATTCCACAAGGAGTGGAGAAGATCGATCTGAGGAGTGAAGAGGGCAGCTCTCTCTTTAAGGCTATGCCATTGTATGCCCATGCAAAGCCTCGCTTCAATCCATCTCTCTATACCTCATTATCACATGAATGA